The Lonchura striata isolate bLonStr1 chromosome 5, bLonStr1.mat, whole genome shotgun sequence genome window below encodes:
- the LOC110483097 gene encoding retinoic acid-induced protein 3: MTTSPPPGCGSIGADYYLLCDTENAWGIVLESLAAAGILITIFLICSLFFLICKVQDNSKRHMISVYFFFLLGMLGVFGLTFAFIIKLNDRTRPTRFFLFGVIFALCFSCLLTHACNLNKLVRGRKPFSWRVLLLFIVSFALVQVVISIEYLVTMFVNQREEFLNMARENTNKDFVMLLIYVLFLMALTFLVSIFTFCGPYKSWKRHGAHIFVTVLFSIAIWVVWITMLIKGNTVLDRKAWDDPVVAIALVSNGWIFLIMYIVPEICFLTAPLKLEDYPPENDFCQPKFIKQTTGVDNRAYTQDELVQGNANYSPYTSHFQMKAIEPQNDFSIPRPKARTSPYHDYTGGKSPM, encoded by the exons ATGACAACGTCACCTCCCCCAGGCTGTGGCAGCATTGGTGCTGACTACTACCTGCTCTGTGACACAGAGAATGCCTGGGGGATTGTCCTGGAGTcgctggctgcagcaggcatCCTCATCACCATTTTCCTCATCTGCTCGCTCTTCTTCCTCATCTGCAAAGTCCAAGACAACAGCAAGCGGCACATGATCTCCgtctattttttctttcttttaggcATGCTTGGTGTTTTTGGTCTCACTTTTGCCTTCATCATAAAACTCAATGACAGGACTCGTCCCACTCGCTTCTTCCTGTTTGGAGTCATCTTTGCTCTCTGCTTCTCGTGCCTCCTCACCCATGCCTGCAACCTCAACAAATTAGTGAGAGGAAGAAAGCCCTTCTCCTGGCGGGTGCTACTGCTCTTCATTGTCTCCTTTGCCCTGGTACAAGTTGTGATCAGCATTGAGTACTTAGTCACCATGTTTGTAAACCAGAGAGAAGAATTCCTGAATATGGCTCGGGAGAATACCAACAAGGACTTTGTCATGCTTCTGATCTACGTGCTCTTCCTGATGGCTCTGACCTTCTTGGTTTCCATATTCACATTCTGTGGGCCATATAAAAGCTGGAAGAGGCATGGGGCACATATCTTTGTCACTGTCCTGTTTTCCATTGCCATTTGGGTAGTGTGGATCACTATGCTCATAAAAGGCAACACGGTTTTAGACAGAAAAGCGTGGGATGATCCTGTTGTGGCCATTGCTCTGGTGTCCAATGGCTGGATTTTCCTGATAATGTATATTGTCCCTGAAATTTGTTTCCTCACTGCTCCTCTGAAGCTAGAAGACTACCCCCCAGAAAATGACTTCTGCCAACCCAAGTTCATAAAGCAGACAACTGGAGTGGACAACCGTGcctacacccaagatgaactTGTACAAG GAAATGCCAACTACTCCCCGTACACTTCTCACTTTCAGATGAAG GCTATTGAACCCCAGAATGATTTCTCCATCCCTCGCCCCAAGGCCCGGACAAGCCCATACCATGACTACACTGGTGGAAAAAGCCCCATGTAG